A genomic window from Thunnus maccoyii chromosome 2, fThuMac1.1, whole genome shotgun sequence includes:
- the LOC121883016 gene encoding small integral membrane protein 26-like has product MAFKDLAKWNTRVSAVYAVGIWTMIGSYAYYSYTGRYEDKSEKKEEVVQEPEDPNQVVHQTAHTKTVIIYKKDFVPYTTRIQNFIKSFSSGPETGGSEK; this is encoded by the exons ATGGCGTTCAAAGATCTGGCGAAGTGGAACACAAGAGTGTCTGCAGTCTACGCTGTCGGCATCTGGACCATGATCGGCTCATATGCGTACTACAGTTACACAGGTCGTTATGAGGACAAGTCAG agaaaaaagaggaagtggTGCAAGAACCGGAGGATCCAAATCAAGTCGTCCACCAGACTGCTCACACCAAAACTGTCATCATTTACAAGAAAGACTTTGTCCCGTACACTACAAGGATCCAGAATTTCATCAAATCCTTCAGCAGTGGACCTGAAACTGGAGGCAGTGAAAAATAG
- the dtd1 gene encoding D-aminoacyl-tRNA deacylase 1: MRAIIQRVNRASVTVGEEQISSIGRGLCVLLGISMEDTQRDADYIVRKILNLRLFEDENGRAWSKSVMDREFEVLCVSQFTLQCILKGNKPDFHAAMPAELAQPFYNSILENMRSAYKPELIKDGEFGAYMQVQIQNDGPVTIELSSPTGPTDPKQLSKQEKQQQRKEKTRSKGPSESGREKGTLRSRQDPNASSGAEGDVSSEREP, from the exons ATGAGGGCTATCATTCAGAGGGTGAACAGGGCGTCTGTGACAG TGGGAGAAGAGCAGATCAGTTCAATAGGACGAGGACTGTGTGTGCTGCTGGGTATATCTATGGAGGACACCCAGAGGGATGCTGactacat AGTACGCAAGATCCTGAACCTGAGGCTGTTCGAAGACGAGAACGGACGAGCATGGAGCAAAAGTGTCATGGACCGGGAATTTGAGGTGCTGTGTGTGAGCCAGTTCACCCTGCAGTGCATACTGAAGGGCAACAAGCCAGACTTTCACGCAGCCATGCCTGCAGAGTTGGCCCAGCCTTTCTATAACAGCATCCTGGAGAACATGAGGAGTGCCTACAAGCCCGAGCTCATTAAAG ATGGGGAGTTTGGAGCCTACATGCAGGTCCAGATTCAAAACGACGGACCTGTTACCATTGAACTGTCATCACCTACAGGTCCCACAGACCCCAAACAG ctgtcaaagcaggagaagcagcagcagaggaaggagaagacGCGCTCCAAGGGCCCCTCAGAGTCGGGCAGGGAGAAAGGCACCCTACGTTCCCGACAGGACCCCAACGCTAGCAGTGGGGCAGAGGGTGATGTGTCTTCAGAAAGGGAGCCCTAG